In Brevibacillus brevis, a genomic segment contains:
- a CDS encoding carboxymuconolactone decarboxylase family protein — MNDDNYKRSIKHLEEHLPEVVEPYHALTGTCFQAGEIEKKQKHLIALGISMSHRDDNCVRYHVQEAIHEGASEREIWETVGVTIALSGGLAVSQCLYWVTEALQQGPDRG, encoded by the coding sequence ATGAATGACGACAATTACAAGCGATCGATCAAGCATTTGGAGGAACACCTGCCGGAAGTCGTGGAGCCTTATCACGCGTTGACCGGGACCTGTTTTCAGGCGGGGGAGATCGAGAAAAAGCAGAAGCACCTGATCGCGCTGGGGATCAGCATGAGCCATCGGGATGACAATTGTGTCCGCTATCATGTACAGGAAGCGATCCACGAAGGGGCGTCGGAAAGGGAAATCTGGGAAACCGTCGGCGTCACCATTGCGTTGAGCGGCGGCTTGGCAGTGTCCCAGTGTCTGTATTGGGTAACGGAAGCGTTGCAGCAAGGACCGGATCGCGGCTGA
- a CDS encoding Asp/Glu racemase: MLRSRSQLAEETFTFHSSRMRMQHVTKEELNKMDHDSLRCAVELSDARCDILAYACLVAIMCNEPGYHTVSEQKLAKAAKETGADVPAVSSAGALIQGIQTLGAQKIALVAPYMKPLTGMVIDYIESYEIEVVDSISLEVADNLAVGKLDPMNLISISEKLNVQDADAVVLSACVQMPSLPAVQEVENRLGKPVLTAATATVYQILKMLQLKRMVPNAGALLSGSY, translated from the coding sequence ATGCTCAGATCCCGATCGCAGTTGGCAGAGGAGACGTTTACCTTTCACTCCAGCCGCATGCGGATGCAGCATGTGACGAAGGAAGAACTGAATAAAATGGACCATGACAGCCTTCGCTGCGCGGTGGAACTTTCCGATGCAAGGTGTGACATTCTGGCTTATGCCTGCCTGGTGGCCATCATGTGCAACGAACCCGGTTACCATACGGTTTCCGAACAGAAATTGGCAAAGGCGGCAAAGGAAACGGGGGCAGACGTTCCCGCGGTCAGCAGTGCCGGAGCGTTGATTCAGGGAATTCAAACCCTGGGAGCCCAAAAAATTGCCTTGGTCGCTCCGTACATGAAGCCGCTCACCGGGATGGTCATCGACTACATTGAGTCTTACGAAATCGAAGTGGTGGACTCGATCAGCCTCGAGGTTGCCGATAATCTGGCGGTCGGCAAACTGGACCCGATGAATTTGATTTCGATTTCCGAAAAGTTGAACGTACAGGACGCGGATGCAGTGGTACTCTCGGCATGTGTCCAGATGCCGTCGCTTCCAGCTGTGCAGGAGGTCGAAAACAGGTTGGGCAAACCTGTCCTGACCGCTGCGACGGCCACCGTTTATCAAATTCTCAAGATGCTTCAGCTGAAGCGGATGGTTCCCAACGCCGGTGCGCTTTTGTCCGGCAGTTATTGA
- a CDS encoding HAMP domain-containing sensor histidine kinase: MIRFRLKDLPLSRQILILFMLLTGVLGLGLGFGYPYAVKQYLVSNTYQLLEDELLSLSEHITFNENRELLPVPAAAPYFLQLLLSRYEYSFDMIIYAEDGTYLGGRSSEHISHRDRLSLFRQAANRPNGQIQHGSLEREHGDFLFVSKKMDYHGFPYYLVLFTREQALNQINWILTRQFLVIFALLLLVSWLLAIWFSGYLSKPLRKLEDLCKKIARRQFDIPLTMDRGDEIGQLARSFDSMKNQLKEYDESQRHFIQNISHELKTPIMAIQGYTQGLMEGVFQGPQAEKGLSIIMEESKRLEKVVGQLLYLTKIESVAQMVQVGRVDLSEMFPLLKLRLAVLNPAIEWELDLPPALVLNADGEQLGTAFVNILENQLRYAKSRLTITGRQEGTNVVVKITNDGPPIEEALLPQLFQRFCKGKSGKHGLGLAITRAVVEAHGGTIHAQNEPEGPSFVITIPVKGNE, from the coding sequence ATGATCCGATTCCGGCTGAAAGACCTGCCTCTCTCCCGGCAGATTCTCATCCTGTTCATGCTTTTGACCGGCGTGTTGGGCCTGGGCCTGGGTTTCGGCTATCCCTACGCCGTCAAGCAATACCTCGTCTCCAACACGTACCAGCTGCTGGAGGACGAGCTGCTCTCCCTGTCGGAACACATTACGTTCAACGAGAACCGCGAGTTGCTCCCGGTCCCGGCGGCAGCGCCCTACTTTCTCCAGCTGCTGCTGTCCCGCTACGAGTATTCGTTTGATATGATCATCTACGCGGAAGACGGCACCTACCTGGGCGGCCGCAGCAGCGAGCACATCTCCCACCGGGACAGACTGAGTCTCTTTCGGCAGGCCGCGAACCGGCCGAACGGACAGATCCAGCACGGCTCGCTGGAACGCGAACACGGCGATTTCCTGTTCGTCAGCAAAAAGATGGACTACCACGGCTTTCCCTACTACCTCGTGCTGTTTACCCGGGAACAGGCGCTCAACCAGATCAACTGGATCCTGACCCGCCAGTTTCTGGTCATTTTTGCCCTTCTCCTGCTGGTCAGCTGGCTGCTCGCCATCTGGTTCAGCGGCTACCTGAGCAAGCCTTTGCGCAAGCTGGAAGACCTGTGCAAAAAAATTGCCCGCCGCCAGTTCGATATCCCGCTGACGATGGACAGAGGAGACGAGATCGGGCAGCTGGCCCGTTCCTTTGACTCGATGAAAAATCAGTTGAAGGAATACGACGAATCGCAGCGCCATTTCATCCAGAACATTTCCCACGAGCTGAAGACCCCGATCATGGCGATCCAGGGTTATACGCAGGGACTGATGGAAGGCGTGTTTCAGGGGCCGCAGGCGGAAAAAGGGCTGTCGATCATCATGGAAGAAAGCAAGCGGTTGGAAAAAGTGGTGGGCCAGCTGCTGTACCTGACGAAAATTGAATCAGTCGCGCAGATGGTGCAGGTCGGGCGGGTCGATCTGAGCGAGATGTTCCCGCTGCTCAAATTGCGCCTCGCCGTGCTCAATCCCGCCATCGAATGGGAGCTGGACCTGCCGCCGGCACTGGTACTGAATGCGGACGGCGAGCAATTGGGCACCGCTTTTGTCAATATTTTGGAAAACCAGCTGCGCTACGCAAAAAGCCGCCTGACGATCACGGGCAGACAGGAAGGGACAAACGTGGTCGTGAAGATCACCAACGATGGGCCGCCCATCGAGGAAGCCCTGCTGCCGCAGCTGTTCCAGCGCTTTTGCAAGGGCAAATCCGGCAAGCACGGGCTCGGCCTGGCCATCACCCGCGCCGTGGTGGAGGCGCACGGCGGCACGATTCACGCCCAAAACGAACCGGAAGGGCCCAGCTTTGTGATCACGATCCCGGTGAAGGGGAACGAGTAA
- a CDS encoding SEC-C metal-binding domain-containing protein, protein MDKLLLNERTRMMFLESLGQWKEAIEELEAKAEAKRWAKMQHPISLADALSRLTKEDLSKIRTTLDVRGASSLRKQELIDVLVQQIPAKLPRLLGKMDESRYKILKRLAEGGGIGFVSLTPDQLSYWISRGLVFSGTIQGKKTLVIPQEVLAAFRQADGDPAVQEKVRRNTEWLKITYGCLYYYGTLGLTELQSLLKQHAKAEPESIEYLFVLYEAEQFEKNIRIDLDGTTSHSDVWDPKRVKQEHRARPDLSFRPFSKTQLLRAGEPGYVDRNAQYQAFVQFLCNHYVITREEADQLVEECVYAIQNGEELQDTLGMFQQEMEIDSVDMLQEFMRHIVELHNHTRQWILKGHTPDELFAEEKKALRPLPAAKAEVVDFATRKKVGRNDPCPCGSGKKFKKCCGR, encoded by the coding sequence ATGGACAAGCTGTTGCTAAATGAACGAACCAGGATGATGTTTCTGGAGAGTCTGGGTCAGTGGAAGGAAGCGATTGAAGAATTGGAAGCAAAAGCAGAGGCGAAGCGCTGGGCAAAAATGCAGCATCCAATCTCGCTGGCTGATGCTCTTTCCAGGCTGACAAAAGAGGACTTGTCGAAAATCAGAACGACATTGGATGTCAGGGGGGCCAGTTCCTTGCGAAAACAGGAACTGATTGACGTACTGGTACAGCAGATTCCCGCCAAACTGCCCCGCCTGTTGGGAAAGATGGACGAATCACGCTACAAAATCCTGAAGCGCTTGGCAGAAGGGGGCGGAATCGGGTTTGTTTCGCTGACGCCAGATCAGTTGTCTTATTGGATTTCCAGGGGGCTGGTTTTTTCAGGGACGATTCAAGGGAAAAAGACCTTGGTCATTCCCCAGGAAGTTCTGGCGGCTTTCAGACAAGCGGACGGCGACCCGGCTGTGCAGGAAAAAGTGCGCCGAAATACAGAGTGGCTTAAGATTACCTATGGGTGCCTCTACTATTACGGAACATTGGGTCTGACTGAATTGCAAAGCCTTCTTAAGCAGCATGCCAAAGCAGAACCAGAATCGATCGAGTATCTTTTCGTACTATATGAAGCGGAGCAGTTTGAAAAAAACATTCGTATCGATTTGGATGGCACAACTTCCCACTCCGACGTCTGGGATCCAAAACGCGTGAAACAAGAACACCGGGCGAGACCGGATTTGTCGTTTCGCCCATTCAGCAAGACGCAATTGCTGCGTGCCGGGGAACCGGGTTATGTCGACCGGAATGCGCAATACCAGGCTTTTGTCCAGTTTCTCTGTAACCATTACGTAATCACGCGCGAAGAAGCAGACCAACTGGTGGAAGAATGTGTCTATGCCATCCAGAATGGCGAGGAACTGCAGGATACGCTTGGCATGTTTCAGCAAGAGATGGAGATCGACAGTGTGGATATGCTTCAGGAATTCATGAGGCATATTGTAGAGCTGCACAACCATACCAGACAATGGATTCTGAAGGGCCACACGCCAGATGAACTTTTTGCCGAGGAAAAAAAGGCCTTGCGTCCGCTTCCTGCTGCCAAGGCAGAGGTGGTCGATTTCGCGACGAGAAAAAAAGTGGGGAGAAATGACCCATGCCCCTGCGGAAGCGGCAAAAAGTTTAAAAAATGCTGTGGGCGATGA
- a CDS encoding response regulator transcription factor encodes MDTPYLVYLVDDEANLRQLLQSYLESAGLQVRSFATGSEVAAVLDEAEQPHLWILDIMLPDIDGYELLRLIRRKSDVPIIFISARDQDIDKIIGLELGSDDYLAKPFLPRELVIRAKKLLQRTYEKASPLPAVALGQTFQDWVSIGPYLISEKGRQVKEGDKLIELTTKEFELIIYFLHNQGMALNREQILASIWGEDYIGSDRAVDDLVKRIRKKMSKFPLETVYGYGYRLNRP; translated from the coding sequence ATGGACACTCCCTACCTCGTCTATCTGGTGGACGATGAAGCCAATCTTCGGCAGCTGCTTCAGTCGTACCTGGAAAGCGCCGGTCTGCAGGTGCGATCCTTTGCGACCGGAAGCGAAGTCGCGGCGGTGCTGGACGAAGCGGAGCAGCCTCATTTGTGGATTCTCGACATCATGCTGCCCGACATCGATGGCTATGAGCTCTTGCGCCTGATCCGCCGGAAGTCCGACGTGCCGATTATCTTCATCTCGGCACGCGATCAGGACATCGACAAGATCATCGGGTTGGAACTGGGCAGTGACGATTATCTGGCAAAGCCGTTTCTTCCCCGGGAACTGGTCATCCGGGCGAAAAAGCTGCTGCAGCGCACCTATGAAAAAGCGAGCCCGCTTCCCGCTGTGGCTTTGGGGCAAACTTTCCAGGACTGGGTGAGCATCGGCCCTTACCTGATCTCGGAAAAAGGGCGGCAGGTAAAGGAAGGCGACAAGCTGATCGAACTGACTACCAAGGAATTTGAGCTGATCATCTACTTTTTGCACAATCAGGGGATGGCGCTCAACCGGGAGCAAATTCTCGCATCGATCTGGGGAGAGGACTACATCGGTTCCGATCGGGCCGTTGACGATCTGGTCAAGCGCATTCGCAAAAAGATGAGCAAATTTCCGCTGGAGACGGTGTACGGCTACGGATACCGTCTGAACCGCCCATGA
- a CDS encoding branched-chain amino acid ABC transporter permease gives MYFDIFVSGLAVGCIYSLIAMSYSLIFRSSGVLNMGTGEFVMIGGLVGFSLISQVTENYYLVTLLTMAVAGLVGYLSNVLVFHPVQKRGGQAIHVLIASIGIMIILPQIGALIWGAEPLSFPGRLSAGQVELGSAKISGISFLIILLSFVIMVLFQLFFKFTRLGQAMRAIADDRVMSQLLGVNYRKYIALIFLVAGALTGVAGVLLGPLYYVSYDMGIIGIKAFAAAVLGGFGNIMGAVIGGILLGLIEAFGGTMISSEFRDLILYAILILVLLIRPAGLLGIKQRRDTA, from the coding sequence TTTTGACATATTCGTGAGTGGTCTCGCCGTCGGATGCATTTACAGTTTGATCGCCATGTCATACAGCCTGATTTTTCGTTCCTCGGGTGTACTGAATATGGGGACAGGGGAGTTTGTGATGATCGGCGGACTGGTCGGGTTCAGTCTGATCTCCCAGGTCACGGAAAATTACTATCTGGTCACGTTGTTGACGATGGCCGTTGCCGGTCTGGTCGGATACCTGTCGAATGTGCTGGTTTTTCATCCGGTGCAAAAGCGCGGCGGTCAGGCCATTCATGTCCTGATTGCCAGCATCGGAATCATGATCATCCTGCCGCAGATCGGGGCCTTGATCTGGGGAGCGGAGCCGTTGAGTTTTCCCGGCAGGCTGTCTGCCGGGCAGGTGGAACTGGGGAGCGCCAAAATTTCCGGGATCAGTTTTCTCATTATTCTGTTAAGTTTTGTCATCATGGTTTTGTTCCAGCTGTTCTTTAAGTTTACTCGCCTGGGCCAGGCGATGAGAGCCATTGCCGACGACCGCGTCATGTCCCAACTGCTCGGGGTGAATTACCGCAAATACATCGCGCTGATTTTCCTGGTGGCAGGGGCTTTGACGGGAGTTGCCGGGGTATTGTTAGGCCCCCTCTACTATGTCTCGTATGACATGGGGATCATCGGCATCAAGGCGTTTGCGGCGGCAGTGCTGGGCGGTTTTGGCAACATTATGGGAGCGGTTATAGGCGGTATCCTGCTCGGATTGATCGAGGCATTCGGGGGAACGATGATCAGTTCGGAATTTCGCGACCTGATTTTATACGCGATTTTGATTCTGGTGCTGTTGATACGCCCTGCCGGATTACTCGGGATTAAACAACGGAGGGATACCGCTTGA
- a CDS encoding DUF3048 domain-containing protein — protein sequence MQRRLKTPLVLLTTLALLSACTGQPAENEQPPAPEQPPAPTVETPEPEKEPEFAYTAPLTGLGTNQPPEQRPVMVMINNAPPARPQSGLNQADLVYEVLAEGEMTRFLAVFQSQKPEVIGPVRSIRPYFIELGVGFDAVLIHAGGSPDALATLSRSDYSHVDEIPNGKYFWREQFRKAPHNLYTKPELIWQAIDDKGMRKTSEPIRFSFLPEGADIAEGEPAATIDITFHSLNKAAFRYDPEQNKYLRFTNGEPHLDLVDNRQEVLVF from the coding sequence ATGCAACGCCGTCTGAAAACGCCCCTGGTGCTGCTCACCACGTTGGCCCTGCTGTCCGCCTGCACCGGACAACCCGCAGAAAACGAACAACCACCCGCACCGGAACAGCCGCCCGCTCCGACCGTGGAAACGCCTGAGCCTGAAAAAGAACCCGAATTCGCTTACACGGCGCCGCTGACAGGACTTGGCACCAACCAGCCGCCGGAACAGCGACCCGTCATGGTGATGATCAACAACGCGCCGCCTGCTCGCCCGCAGTCCGGTTTGAACCAGGCAGATCTGGTTTACGAAGTGCTGGCGGAGGGGGAAATGACCCGGTTTCTCGCCGTTTTTCAAAGCCAAAAGCCGGAAGTGATCGGCCCGGTTCGCAGCATCCGCCCGTATTTCATCGAGCTGGGCGTCGGTTTCGACGCGGTTCTGATCCACGCCGGAGGCAGCCCGGATGCCCTGGCCACCCTGTCCCGTTCCGACTACAGCCACGTGGACGAGATCCCCAACGGCAAGTACTTCTGGCGGGAGCAGTTCCGCAAGGCGCCGCATAATCTCTATACCAAACCGGAACTGATCTGGCAGGCGATCGACGACAAGGGCATGCGGAAGACATCGGAGCCGATTCGCTTTTCCTTTTTGCCCGAGGGCGCCGACATTGCGGAGGGAGAACCGGCGGCGACCATTGACATTACCTTTCATTCGCTGAACAAGGCTGCTTTTCGGTACGATCCCGAGCAGAACAAATACCTGCGTTTTACCAATGGTGAGCCGCATCTCGACCTGGTGGACAACAGGCAAGAGGTTCTTGTTTTTTAG
- a CDS encoding branched-chain amino acid ABC transporter ATP-binding protein/permease, which yields MNKKRFQSYGPICLYAILFLLAVVLVDSNYYLSLFSQAAIYTILAVSLQLIFGYAGQVSLAQAGFFGIGAYTSAILTLHLDVHFLVAFLLSGIAAALASIILSPMAKLSEIYFAMSTFAFNLILTILFANGGSWTGGWNGLTNIPYPDILGWSVDSKKEFFILASILLIVQYVFMVRLTEGRLGRNFRAIRDNQLAAASVGINIGATKTKGFVIGCFWAGLAGSVMVHMYAFISPEPFQFIESITVILMVVLGGLGSFTGALLGGFGVTFFNEFLKEIPLYRPIIYGASIVLMMIFWPNGLYGLLQKWLKTAKGRMPSVKSAVNLKQILSRSKAENNEILKLEQLTKQFGGIKALTDVSLQVRSGEIFGLIGPNGAGKTTFINMVTGLERPTSGKIFFQQKEITGKSMNELSSMGMVRTFQTSKLFESMTVLENVTAGMSSKLKNDVGMALLQNQKFRAEEEHAVNVAYQLIKLTGLEDKAFELCANLSYGHRRLAEIARALASQPEILFLDEPAAGLNLKEREQLQALILRLRDEFGMTIFIVEHDLNLLSNICDHMAVLNFGVKIADGSPEEVMRNPDVVQAYLGRRDKKHA from the coding sequence TTGAACAAAAAACGATTCCAATCATATGGACCGATTTGCCTGTATGCGATTCTCTTTCTGCTGGCGGTCGTTCTGGTTGATTCCAATTACTACTTGTCGCTGTTTTCCCAGGCAGCCATTTATACGATTTTGGCAGTGTCGCTGCAACTGATATTCGGGTACGCTGGCCAGGTTAGTCTGGCCCAGGCCGGTTTTTTTGGCATCGGGGCATATACATCGGCCATTCTCACGCTGCATCTGGATGTGCATTTTTTGGTTGCCTTCCTGCTATCGGGAATCGCGGCTGCACTCGCCTCGATTATCCTGTCCCCGATGGCGAAACTCTCGGAAATCTACTTTGCCATGTCTACTTTCGCCTTCAACCTGATTTTAACAATTCTGTTTGCCAACGGCGGAAGCTGGACCGGAGGGTGGAACGGACTGACCAATATTCCCTATCCTGACATCCTGGGCTGGTCGGTAGACAGCAAAAAGGAGTTTTTCATCCTCGCGTCCATTTTGTTGATTGTCCAGTACGTTTTTATGGTACGGCTGACGGAAGGAAGATTGGGCCGAAACTTCCGGGCGATTCGTGACAACCAGTTGGCGGCTGCTTCTGTTGGCATCAATATCGGCGCCACCAAAACAAAAGGATTTGTCATCGGCTGTTTTTGGGCCGGTCTGGCCGGCAGCGTAATGGTGCACATGTACGCGTTTATCAGTCCGGAACCGTTCCAGTTTATCGAATCGATCACCGTGATTCTGATGGTGGTGCTGGGAGGTCTCGGTTCCTTCACTGGAGCTCTTCTGGGAGGATTCGGCGTCACGTTCTTCAACGAATTTTTAAAAGAAATCCCCTTGTACCGGCCGATCATATACGGGGCGAGCATCGTGCTGATGATGATTTTCTGGCCGAATGGCCTGTACGGCCTCTTGCAAAAATGGTTGAAAACGGCGAAGGGGCGAATGCCTTCGGTCAAATCCGCGGTCAATTTGAAGCAAATTTTGTCCCGCTCCAAAGCGGAAAACAATGAAATCCTGAAACTCGAACAGCTAACGAAACAATTCGGCGGCATCAAGGCGCTGACGGATGTCAGCCTGCAGGTGCGGTCCGGAGAAATTTTTGGATTGATCGGGCCGAACGGGGCCGGAAAAACGACATTTATCAATATGGTAACCGGGCTGGAAAGGCCGACATCGGGGAAAATCTTTTTTCAGCAGAAAGAGATCACCGGGAAATCGATGAATGAATTGAGCAGCATGGGCATGGTCAGAACTTTCCAGACCAGCAAGCTGTTTGAAAGCATGACGGTCCTGGAAAATGTGACAGCGGGAATGTCGAGCAAATTGAAAAACGATGTCGGAATGGCGCTCTTGCAAAACCAAAAGTTTCGTGCCGAAGAGGAACATGCTGTCAACGTTGCCTATCAACTGATCAAGCTGACGGGTTTGGAAGACAAGGCGTTTGAATTATGTGCCAACCTTTCCTACGGGCACCGCCGCCTGGCGGAGATCGCCCGCGCCTTGGCCTCGCAACCGGAAATCCTGTTTCTCGATGAACCGGCCGCCGGTCTCAACCTCAAGGAAAGGGAACAACTGCAAGCATTGATATTGCGGTTGCGTGATGAATTCGGAATGACCATTTTTATCGTGGAACATGATCTGAATTTGTTGTCCAACATCTGCGATCACATGGCTGTGTTGAATTTCGGAGTAAAGATCGCCGATGGCAGCCCCGAGGAAGTGATGCGGAATCCGGACGTTGTGCAGGCGTATTTGGGAAGGAGGGACAAAAAGCATGCTTAA
- a CDS encoding isochorismatase family protein: MESIQRQNDLQNFRERGFGQTLGIGNRPCVLVVDVIKGFTDPAMPLGSDLSRQIEVTNRLLREAHQKNLPVFFTTIAYEENLEDSGIWLEKMGGLKTLKSGTDAVQLDPRLHYQKGDVILNKKYASAFFGTDLISRLNVNRVDTVIVTGCTTSGCVRASVVDALQYGYRPIVVRDAVGDRSLASHDQSLFDMEQKYADVLDASELIAYMQSYTAIS; the protein is encoded by the coding sequence ATGGAAAGCATTCAGCGTCAAAACGATTTGCAAAACTTTCGTGAAAGGGGTTTTGGGCAAACTCTCGGCATCGGGAACAGGCCATGTGTCCTTGTGGTAGATGTGATCAAGGGCTTTACCGATCCGGCGATGCCTCTTGGTTCCGATTTGTCTCGACAAATCGAAGTCACCAATCGGTTGCTGCGTGAGGCGCACCAAAAAAACCTGCCCGTCTTCTTTACGACGATCGCGTATGAGGAGAATTTGGAGGATTCCGGAATCTGGCTGGAAAAAATGGGAGGATTAAAAACGTTGAAATCCGGAACGGACGCTGTACAGTTGGACCCGCGGCTCCATTACCAAAAAGGGGATGTCATCCTCAACAAGAAGTATGCATCTGCTTTTTTCGGCACGGACCTGATTTCCCGCTTGAATGTCAACCGGGTGGATACGGTGATTGTCACCGGTTGCACGACAAGCGGATGCGTGCGGGCATCCGTGGTGGACGCACTGCAGTACGGCTATCGTCCCATCGTCGTCCGGGATGCTGTCGGTGATCGTTCTCTTGCTTCACACGATCAAAGCCTGTTTGACATGGAACAGAAATATGCCGACGTTCTCGATGCGAGCGAGTTGATCGCGTACATGCAATCGTATACGGCGATTTCCTAG
- a CDS encoding leucyl aminopeptidase gives MSADFNEMVELFKTELELCQLKPTETMAVLTSGGVLEDYAKAFMEAARMIGANAFQLNLPPANRGISGSFGVTPLTDNRVAVEVLKKADLIIDLVLLLFSKEQLELQNAGKRILLVVEPFDVIKRMFPKPSDKKRVLHAAELMKNAKELRFTNKAGTDVTYKLGQYPFLIEYGFADEPGRWDHLPSGFSAGTPNDGGVEGVVVLDRGDILFPFNRYVQEPVTLTIKDGYVTQIEGGFDAVLMKEYMDSFKDPRAYAISHIGWGLNDRAQWHSLALDSKVFGMDGRSFYGNVLFSLGPNTELGGTNDTQCHLDIPMKNCTLYLDGKLIVQDGEVVIEEMKPE, from the coding sequence ATGAGCGCGGATTTCAATGAAATGGTGGAACTGTTCAAAACGGAATTGGAACTTTGCCAACTGAAGCCAACGGAAACAATGGCTGTGTTGACTTCAGGCGGGGTTCTCGAAGATTATGCCAAGGCGTTTATGGAAGCAGCGAGAATGATTGGAGCCAATGCGTTTCAGTTGAATCTGCCGCCTGCCAATCGCGGAATTTCCGGTTCATTCGGGGTTACTCCGCTCACAGACAACCGGGTCGCGGTGGAAGTTCTGAAAAAAGCGGATTTGATTATCGATTTGGTGCTGCTTTTGTTCTCCAAGGAACAACTGGAGCTGCAAAACGCGGGGAAACGCATCTTGCTGGTTGTGGAACCGTTTGATGTGATCAAAAGGATGTTCCCGAAACCAAGCGACAAAAAACGGGTACTGCATGCCGCCGAGTTGATGAAAAACGCCAAGGAACTTCGATTTACGAACAAGGCGGGCACGGACGTGACGTACAAATTGGGGCAGTATCCGTTCCTGATTGAATACGGGTTTGCCGATGAACCGGGAAGATGGGACCATCTGCCAAGCGGATTTTCGGCCGGCACGCCGAATGACGGAGGTGTGGAAGGCGTGGTTGTCCTGGATCGGGGGGATATTTTGTTCCCGTTTAACCGGTATGTGCAGGAGCCGGTGACACTGACCATCAAGGACGGTTATGTCACGCAGATTGAAGGGGGATTCGACGCCGTGCTGATGAAAGAATACATGGACAGTTTCAAAGACCCCCGGGCTTACGCGATCTCCCACATCGGTTGGGGACTGAATGATCGGGCACAGTGGCACAGTTTGGCCCTGGACAGCAAGGTGTTTGGCATGGATGGACGCTCTTTTTACGGAAACGTGCTGTTTTCTCTGGGACCGAACACGGAACTGGGAGGAACGAATGATACCCAATGTCACCTGGACATCCCCATGAAAAACTGCACGCTGTACCTGGACGGAAAGCTCATCGTACAGGACGGGGAAGTCGTGATTGAAGAAATGAAACCGGAATAA
- a CDS encoding ABC transporter ATP-binding protein, with protein MLKVEHLRAFYGKAQALEDISFEVNQGEIICILGNNGAGKSTTLMSISGVMKQKEGVIHFKGSDIGKKQPHEIVALGISQVPEGRRIFPTLTVEENLKMGGFLKKRIDKEKIGEIYELFPRLKERKNQLGGSLSGGEQQMLAIGRALISEPQLLMLDEPSLGLAPQIIDMIFDSIISLRKRGMTILLIEQNAELALEVSDRAYVIELGRTVLTADSETLRKDRSIQSIYMGQQHLLHG; from the coding sequence ATGCTTAAGGTTGAGCATTTACGAGCCTTCTACGGAAAAGCACAAGCGCTGGAAGATATCAGTTTTGAAGTAAACCAGGGAGAAATTATCTGCATTCTCGGAAACAACGGGGCAGGCAAATCGACCACTTTGATGTCAATCAGCGGCGTAATGAAGCAGAAAGAGGGGGTGATCCATTTTAAAGGAAGCGATATTGGCAAAAAGCAGCCGCATGAGATCGTCGCTCTGGGGATTTCCCAGGTTCCCGAGGGGCGACGCATCTTTCCCACTTTAACCGTGGAAGAGAATTTGAAAATGGGCGGCTTTCTGAAAAAGCGAATCGACAAGGAAAAAATAGGCGAAATTTACGAACTCTTTCCACGGTTGAAAGAACGAAAAAACCAGTTGGGGGGAAGTCTCAGCGGCGGTGAACAGCAGATGCTGGCGATCGGCAGAGCGCTGATCAGCGAACCGCAGCTGCTGATGCTCGATGAACCCTCGCTGGGTTTGGCACCGCAAATCATCGACATGATCTTTGACAGCATCATTTCCTTGCGCAAAAGGGGAATGACGATTTTGCTGATCGAGCAGAATGCCGAACTCGCTTTGGAAGTTTCCGATCGGGCCTATGTCATTGAACTGGGGAGAACGGTGTTGACAGCAGACAGCGAAACGCTGCGGAAGGATCGGTCCATTCAATCCATCTACATGGGACAGCAACATCTGTTGCATGGTTGA